TGGTGCGATCAGGGCGTGCTCATGCTCAACCGCGTCCTCACGGTGCAGCCGGGCCAGCCGGCCTCGCATCGCGGCAAGGGCTGGGAAGCGGTGACCGAGCAGGCAATTCGCGCGCTCGTGGCCCGCGACCAGCCGCTGGTGGCGATCCTGTGGGGCCGCGACGCCTCGACCCTGAAGCCCATGCTGGGCAGCACGCCGTACATCGAATCCGCCCATCCCTCACCGCTGTCGGCTTCGCGCGGATTCTTCGGATCTCGGCCTTTCTCCCGAACCAACGAATTGCTGGGTACATTAGGTGCCGCGCCGGTGGACTGGCGTCTGCCGTAGTGCGAACCCCGATGACCTGATTCAGGAGCTGTGCATGCAGAACAAGACTGCCCGTGGTGTTTTCGTCGCATTGGCCGCGGGTGCGGCGCTGGCCGCGGCCCCGGCCGTGGCCAATGCCGAGGGCCTGCCGCTGGAGAACTACACCCCCGACACCACGCATCAGACGGTCCAACCCGTCGGCAGCCTGTTCGACACCAATAGCGTGAGCGGATTGTCGTCGAATGTCACCTCGCGCCTGGCGTGCGTGGTGCAGTCGATCAGCCAGCAGGTGGACTGCCTCAACGGCGCGGCGTAGGGATTCCGCGCCGGGCGTGCTGGTTCAGCGCGTCGGGGCCCGGCGCACCATCCGCACTTGGATTGCGGGAGTGAAGGCTTCGGCTCGGCGTTCGCCGTCGAGTTCGAAGCCGTACTTTCGATAGAACGCTTGCGCGCGCGGGTTCTCCTCGAAGACCCACAGCGCGGTATCGGCGTCGGGGCTCAGCACCCGCGCCATCAGCTCCTGCGCCACCCCGGTGCCGTAATAGGCGGCACGGACGTAGAGGGCGCTGAGTTCACGTTCCGCGACGGGTGATTCGTCGCGAGGGGGCCCGCTGCTCGCGAAGCCGATGACGGTGCCGTCGTCGTGCACGGCCACCACTATCCGGCCCGGATACTCGACCCGGATGCGCTCCCACGCCTGGGCGCGACGGTCGAGATCGAAGGCGTCGAGCACATGCTGCGGCACCAGGCCGGCGTACGACTCACGCCAGCACGCGATATGGCATTCGGACATGCCACGCACCTGCTCCGCGGCCAGTGGAACGACCTGCCACTCACTCATTTCCCACCCCGATCGAATTCCGGTCCGGGTATACGACGAAAGCCCCGGCGTACCCATTCTGGGTGCCGGGGCTTTCGACGAAAAGCTGGTATCAGCCGCGAACGACCTTGCCCGCCTTCAGGCAGGAGGTGCAGACGTTCATGCGGCGGGTGTTGCCCGGGGCAACCTGGGCGCGCACGGTCTGGATGTTCGGGTTCCAGCGACGGTTGGTGCGCCGGTGCGAGTGCGAAACCGACTTACCGAAGCCGGGGCCCTTGGCGCAGACGTCACAGACGGCAGCCATAGTCGCGAGCTCCTTCATGTCATAGTGGGACGCGCTGCACGGTGTACAGCGTGTCCGAAAGCCTAATGTCTTGGACGTACCTACCAGCGAATAGCTGGTCAACGCGGACCGATACCTGAGAGGGCAGGACCGTGCCTGCGTGAGGCAACCGCACAAGAGTAGCCAACCGCTCCCCGGCATGTCCAATTGGGTCCCCGCCACCCGTTCCGTATGCGCCGTACGAATGCCAGGTGACCGCGCGGTGTCGGACTTCGCGACTAGGCTGGCTGCGGGATTCCACGAGTGGTGCGGAAGGACGGTGACGGTGCCCGGGGTAGCGGACGCGCTCGACGGTACTGCCCTGCTGCGCTGGGGGCGCGCGGTCCTCGCCGCCCTCGAACGTCACCGGGACGAGATCAACGCCCTCAATGTCTTCCCCGTCCCCGATTCCGACACCGGCACCAACCTGCTCAGCACCATGCGGGCAGCCGTGCGCGGTGCGGAAGCCGCCGACCTCGCCGCCGACGCGGCCGGACCCGAAGTACACGAGGTCGCGGCGGCCATGGCGCGGGCGGCGACCATCGGGGCGCGGGGGAATTCGGGGATCATCCTG
This sequence is a window from Nocardia yunnanensis. Protein-coding genes within it:
- the rpmB gene encoding 50S ribosomal protein L28 — its product is MAAVCDVCAKGPGFGKSVSHSHRRTNRRWNPNIQTVRAQVAPGNTRRMNVCTSCLKAGKVVRG
- a CDS encoding GNAT family N-acetyltransferase codes for the protein MSEWQVVPLAAEQVRGMSECHIACWRESYAGLVPQHVLDAFDLDRRAQAWERIRVEYPGRIVVAVHDDGTVIGFASSGPPRDESPVAERELSALYVRAAYYGTGVAQELMARVLSPDADTALWVFEENPRAQAFYRKYGFELDGERRAEAFTPAIQVRMVRRAPTR